In Dyella terrae, one DNA window encodes the following:
- a CDS encoding threonine aldolase family protein has product MDRRDFLRSSLAAGAAASLWTGLPAQAQASGSPKSPQDPQGINKAVVLMGDDVPHYGRDQVAHLDDILARKDKFRDSYLRHGAVEELEARFAALLGKQDAAFMPTGTLANQVAIRLLCGEKRRAIVQQESHVYMDESDAVSTLSDINLLPIAPGKATPTMAEFDAALKVSDDAVYPMPVGAISIESPVRRADGAFVPLDVIQGVAERAKAKGIGMHLDGARLLLNSGAPGFDVKSYSAPFDTVYVSLYKYLGAPFGAILAGSKEMIEKARATRHIFGGTIAQGWMSAAFALDALDGFQDRFARVRAAGDALLDGLARLDGYTVQRVPHGTNIHFLQVSEARQAGLQERLKKSGVMVGGLRDNRLMLTFNESLLRKPTPEVVRAFAG; this is encoded by the coding sequence ATGGATCGTCGTGACTTTCTTCGTTCGTCGCTCGCTGCCGGTGCCGCCGCCAGCCTCTGGACCGGACTGCCGGCCCAGGCCCAGGCTTCCGGTTCGCCGAAGAGCCCGCAGGATCCGCAAGGCATCAACAAGGCCGTCGTCCTGATGGGCGATGACGTGCCGCATTACGGGCGCGACCAGGTGGCGCATCTGGACGACATCCTCGCGCGGAAGGACAAGTTCCGCGATTCCTACCTTCGGCATGGTGCCGTCGAGGAACTGGAGGCGCGCTTTGCAGCGTTGCTTGGCAAGCAGGATGCTGCCTTCATGCCGACGGGAACGCTGGCCAACCAGGTCGCCATTCGCCTGCTTTGCGGCGAGAAACGCCGCGCCATCGTGCAGCAGGAAAGCCATGTCTACATGGACGAGAGCGACGCCGTGAGCACCTTGAGTGACATCAACCTGCTTCCCATCGCGCCTGGCAAGGCGACGCCAACGATGGCAGAGTTCGACGCGGCCCTGAAAGTATCCGACGACGCGGTGTATCCGATGCCGGTGGGGGCGATCTCGATCGAAAGCCCGGTCCGTCGTGCCGACGGTGCGTTCGTGCCGCTGGACGTCATCCAAGGCGTGGCGGAAAGGGCAAAGGCCAAAGGCATCGGCATGCACCTTGATGGTGCGCGGCTGCTCCTCAATAGCGGCGCGCCTGGTTTCGACGTGAAGTCGTACAGTGCGCCCTTCGATACGGTTTATGTATCGCTCTACAAGTACCTGGGCGCGCCGTTCGGCGCGATCCTCGCCGGTTCTAAGGAAATGATCGAGAAGGCCCGCGCCACGCGGCACATCTTTGGTGGCACGATCGCGCAAGGCTGGATGTCGGCGGCCTTCGCGCTGGATGCGCTGGATGGTTTCCAGGATCGCTTCGCCCGCGTGAGGGCCGCTGGCGATGCCTTGCTCGACGGGCTCGCCAGGCTGGATGGCTACACGGTGCAGCGTGTTCCCCATGGCACCAACATCCACTTTCTGCAGGTGAGCGAAGCGCGGCAGGCCGGCTTGCAGGAGCGCCTTAAGAAATCCGGCGTGATGGTGGGCGGTCTGCGTGACAATCGCCTGATGCTGACCTTCAACGAATCGCTGCTGCGCAAGCCGACGCCAGAGGTTGTTCGTGCCTTCGCTGGTTGA
- a CDS encoding TagA domain-containing protein codes for MTAPFHGTKRALCIALSFSIYSHPYAAFAKPVTGQSSFGGGSTTATSSPSTSTSGGSPFGGGSSISTGKPSAGATGDSPFGGSGSSSGTSKPPKPADQAPIGGGTPSTATSKPPATSNNAPIGGAQTPGTTKPPAASTVRNDLVGDLKGQVDFAQTHVVASKRRIFDPFLVPGKEALVLFTPESSLAGVNLVVELDGTRHEFRMNDPSDMPRTARFDVSHTYSGEYVKGEYAAYRANAFSFQIPWNLFHARARISFEEVGGKGAPIKAPGSEEYVRRGSLPSEHFVFMQQESEGLVLMNIKGCVFKPENECDVDVAQFDQELNPELAKLAAREMFSYLPVQRLHLGTGKAYWPYAVALGPDSKPHVYNASNWSSWAEHGDVTLPAKLGMGAYWRQASDLANKAEGRYVAITGSMLDGPAGMNMLPPGVAASCNGSSCHYPSRPHGFWHETGHGLGLPHDTPGRYEDWAYRGYDHTLVPNVYPDAVKQGWPVDHLGNYYFGHPLGYLSDAHWATGTASAPLIDEFESLRRWNANKAAAWNTYVVPYTHQQTLKVQQRFGSFPAGVAFAGPGDDHRPSSGSSHDNSVTGGKKAHSGDIRTASMELLQSGAAPTRTGVPIHTIVATFSDPSHNADGINQIYPAIVSNYGDVFDLSDLTHAARSRSASGHQDNRSSDQYLLSLDGTCLIQQGSQAKRGDCLSSEAVLNFEELQISDSSEASMGPILAIKGQDGQCLNNALAFVTCHTGDRTMQWRGRTDITGDHAALKLQNPVNGLFMTPAGSDAFEMQANSDGNLMLRVDVGSQLPFHRYELKVDYQGGASENVVLYDGVMKKDDLVSRAVNLDSGRKPSKVALLVDGKQVFERALEANDLPPAIHVGAEFGYPAADELLPMKWLRSSSTGHCLRTQSNRLVQGSCDVRASWRVKGVGAHDAVLDTVELKAASGDCLRYNMVLGTCAGKLDDRQWLTRTDLTGSEGKVYLQGAREGKFLSASMDGTLSLADLHAATGQVFESVTPGVASWLRSRETGKCLGVSGGVMVQGRCDSFANKWQIIDDVAQGASFILMSTGQQCVDHQLSAKTCARADEASYQWRGRADLTQSDRVTRLQDGVLGRFVTALGSGKVTMGGLANGAGQEFERLGLADVAQAYQLRSVQSGKCLARGENGLTLGTCAGEPSVWNVLKREHEDAGTSLFALVDRGNSQCLSGDLSMKACSDDNRLNWRGREDLTGSDTRIKLQAWEHGTFVTVNESGEISLEGNWGSTNQHFDLVPLP; via the coding sequence ATGACGGCGCCATTTCATGGCACGAAGCGCGCACTTTGCATAGCGCTTTCATTTTCGATCTACAGTCATCCGTACGCCGCGTTCGCCAAGCCGGTGACGGGTCAGTCATCGTTCGGCGGTGGTTCGACGACGGCAACCTCAAGTCCGTCCACGAGCACGTCAGGCGGATCCCCGTTTGGCGGTGGCTCATCAATCAGCACAGGCAAACCGTCGGCAGGCGCTACGGGCGACTCTCCGTTCGGTGGCAGCGGCTCTTCGTCCGGCACGAGCAAGCCACCGAAGCCCGCCGATCAGGCGCCCATTGGTGGTGGCACGCCCTCGACGGCAACGAGCAAGCCTCCGGCGACCAGCAACAATGCGCCGATTGGCGGCGCGCAGACGCCCGGCACCACGAAGCCGCCGGCAGCGTCGACCGTTCGTAACGATCTGGTGGGTGACCTCAAGGGGCAGGTCGATTTCGCGCAGACGCATGTCGTTGCGTCCAAGCGCCGCATCTTCGACCCGTTCCTCGTGCCCGGGAAGGAGGCGCTCGTTCTCTTCACGCCCGAAAGCTCGCTGGCTGGCGTCAACCTCGTCGTGGAGCTCGACGGCACCCGTCACGAATTCCGCATGAACGATCCATCGGACATGCCGCGTACCGCGCGATTCGACGTTTCCCATACGTATTCGGGCGAGTACGTCAAGGGCGAGTATGCCGCCTATCGGGCCAACGCGTTCAGTTTCCAGATTCCCTGGAACCTTTTCCATGCCCGCGCACGGATCAGTTTCGAAGAAGTTGGCGGCAAGGGTGCGCCCATCAAGGCACCGGGTTCCGAAGAGTATGTGCGCAGGGGTTCACTACCGTCCGAACATTTCGTCTTTATGCAGCAGGAGAGCGAAGGCCTGGTGCTGATGAACATCAAGGGTTGTGTATTCAAGCCCGAAAATGAGTGTGATGTCGATGTTGCGCAATTTGATCAGGAGCTGAATCCGGAGCTGGCAAAGTTGGCGGCCCGCGAGATGTTCTCGTACTTGCCGGTGCAAAGGCTCCACCTTGGCACGGGCAAGGCGTACTGGCCTTACGCGGTTGCACTGGGACCTGATTCGAAGCCGCATGTTTACAACGCCTCCAACTGGTCAAGCTGGGCCGAACATGGCGACGTTACGCTTCCGGCAAAGCTTGGCATGGGTGCCTATTGGCGCCAGGCGTCGGATCTGGCCAACAAGGCGGAAGGTCGTTACGTGGCCATCACGGGATCGATGCTGGACGGGCCGGCGGGGATGAACATGTTGCCGCCGGGTGTTGCGGCAAGCTGCAATGGAAGCAGCTGTCATTATCCGAGCCGGCCCCATGGGTTCTGGCACGAAACGGGTCATGGCCTGGGCCTGCCGCACGACACGCCTGGCCGCTACGAGGACTGGGCCTATCGAGGCTACGACCACACGCTCGTGCCCAACGTCTACCCGGACGCCGTGAAGCAGGGCTGGCCGGTCGATCACCTGGGCAATTACTACTTCGGGCATCCGCTGGGTTACCTGTCGGACGCACACTGGGCGACGGGCACGGCGTCGGCACCGCTCATTGATGAGTTCGAGTCGCTTCGCCGCTGGAACGCGAATAAAGCCGCGGCATGGAATACGTACGTTGTGCCGTACACGCATCAGCAGACGCTGAAGGTGCAGCAGCGCTTTGGCTCATTCCCGGCAGGCGTTGCGTTTGCGGGACCGGGTGACGACCATCGTCCCTCGAGCGGGAGTAGCCACGACAACTCAGTAACTGGCGGCAAGAAGGCTCATTCGGGCGACATCCGCACGGCTTCCATGGAGCTCTTGCAGTCCGGTGCGGCACCGACGCGAACGGGCGTGCCCATTCATACCATTGTCGCCACGTTCTCTGACCCCTCGCACAACGCGGATGGCATCAACCAGATTTACCCGGCCATTGTGTCGAACTACGGTGACGTCTTCGACCTCTCCGATCTGACCCACGCTGCGCGCAGCCGGTCGGCTTCGGGGCACCAGGACAACCGGTCGAGCGATCAGTACCTGCTTTCGCTCGATGGAACTTGCCTGATCCAGCAGGGATCGCAGGCCAAGCGCGGCGATTGCCTTTCTTCCGAAGCCGTGCTGAATTTCGAAGAGCTTCAGATCAGTGATTCGAGCGAAGCAAGCATGGGACCCATCCTGGCTATCAAAGGACAGGACGGCCAGTGCCTTAACAATGCGCTTGCATTCGTCACCTGCCATACCGGGGATCGCACGATGCAGTGGCGCGGCCGCACGGATATCACGGGCGACCATGCTGCACTGAAGTTGCAGAATCCGGTCAACGGCCTGTTCATGACGCCCGCCGGTAGCGACGCATTTGAGATGCAGGCAAACAGCGACGGCAATCTCATGTTGCGTGTCGACGTCGGGTCACAGCTTCCCTTCCATCGCTATGAGTTGAAAGTGGATTACCAGGGCGGTGCTTCGGAAAACGTCGTCCTGTACGACGGCGTGATGAAGAAGGATGACCTGGTCAGTCGGGCGGTCAACCTCGATTCCGGGCGCAAGCCATCCAAGGTCGCGTTGCTGGTGGATGGTAAGCAGGTGTTCGAGCGCGCGCTGGAAGCCAATGACTTGCCGCCGGCCATCCATGTCGGTGCCGAATTTGGCTATCCGGCCGCCGACGAATTGCTGCCGATGAAGTGGCTCCGATCATCTTCGACCGGGCATTGCCTCAGGACGCAGTCCAATCGTCTGGTGCAGGGCAGTTGTGATGTCCGTGCATCGTGGCGGGTCAAGGGAGTCGGCGCCCATGACGCCGTGCTCGACACCGTCGAGTTGAAGGCTGCTTCGGGTGATTGCCTGCGCTACAACATGGTACTGGGCACCTGCGCCGGAAAGCTCGACGATCGTCAGTGGCTTACCCGTACGGATCTGACCGGGTCGGAAGGCAAGGTCTACCTCCAGGGTGCGCGCGAAGGAAAGTTCCTTTCGGCATCGATGGACGGGACGCTGAGTCTGGCCGATCTCCATGCGGCGACTGGACAGGTCTTTGAATCCGTTACGCCCGGTGTCGCATCGTGGTTGCGGTCCCGCGAAACGGGCAAATGCCTTGGCGTTTCCGGCGGCGTCATGGTCCAGGGGCGCTGCGACAGCTTCGCCAACAAGTGGCAGATCATCGATGACGTTGCCCAGGGCGCTTCTTTCATCCTTATGTCGACCGGCCAGCAGTGCGTGGATCACCAGCTCTCCGCGAAGACGTGCGCGCGCGCGGATGAAGCGTCGTATCAGTGGCGGGGGCGTGCGGACCTGACGCAAAGCGATCGCGTCACGCGACTGCAGGATGGCGTGCTCGGCCGCTTCGTGACGGCATTGGGTTCGGGCAAGGTCACCATGGGCGGCCTGGCCAACGGTGCCGGCCAGGAGTTCGAGCGGCTTGGGCTTGCGGATGTGGCTCAGGCCTACCAGTTGCGTTCGGTGCAGAGCGGGAAGTGCCTTGCACGCGGCGAGAACGGCCTGACGCTGGGAACCTGCGCGGGTGAGCCGTCGGTGTGGAACGTCCTCAAGCGTGAGCACGAGGACGCGGGGACCTCTCTGTTCGCACTGGTTGATCGCGGCAATTCGCAATGTCTGTCTGGCGATCTGTCGATGAAAGCCTGTTCGGATGACAACCGACTCAACTGGCGTGGACGCGAGGACCTGACGGGCTCCGATACCCGTATCAAGCTTCAGGCCTGGGAGCACGGCACGTTTGTCACGGTAAACGAGTCGGGTGAGATCAGCCTCGAAGGTAACTGGGGCAGCACGAACCAGCACTTTGACCTGGTACCTCTGCCTTAA
- a CDS encoding Crp/Fnr family transcriptional regulator, giving the protein MSRVLDIERRQALLAKSSLFQGLPESLVDDMARGAIGRELEAGELVFRKNDPTDFAALVVEGLIYAIVYGPDGRELILDSAEAGQSIGESALLGAHCHYFSAVAAGAAIVLLLRRCHLLRLMTEPAFIDRVLSLLARRVSRSALALETLCLYSLESRLARYLLDLAERSGDVADGVRVVLPKTQTILAAMLNASRPKINAMLQDWQRSGLIDRMRNELTINDLAELRRRAWSE; this is encoded by the coding sequence ATGAGCCGGGTTCTCGACATCGAACGGCGCCAGGCGCTGCTGGCGAAGTCGTCGCTGTTTCAGGGGCTGCCAGAATCCCTGGTCGACGATATGGCGCGTGGCGCGATCGGGCGCGAGCTCGAAGCGGGCGAGCTGGTGTTTCGCAAGAACGACCCTACCGATTTCGCGGCGCTGGTGGTGGAGGGGCTCATCTACGCCATCGTGTACGGGCCGGACGGCCGTGAACTGATCCTCGACAGCGCCGAAGCCGGGCAGTCCATCGGGGAAAGTGCGCTGTTAGGTGCGCATTGCCATTACTTCAGTGCCGTCGCCGCGGGTGCCGCCATCGTCTTGTTGCTGCGGCGGTGCCACCTCCTTCGCTTGATGACGGAGCCGGCATTCATCGACCGGGTGCTTTCCTTGCTGGCACGCCGCGTCAGCCGCTCGGCCCTGGCGCTTGAGACGCTTTGCCTCTACAGCCTGGAATCCCGTCTGGCGCGATATCTGCTGGATCTCGCCGAGCGTAGCGGGGACGTCGCCGATGGTGTTCGCGTGGTCCTTCCCAAAACCCAGACCATCCTGGCGGCGATGCTCAATGCGAGTCGCCCCAAGATCAATGCCATGCTTCAGGACTGGCAGCGATCCGGCCTGATCGATCGAATGCGCAACGAACTGACCATCAACGACCTGGCTGAACTGAGGCGGCGCGCATGGTCGGAGTGA
- a CDS encoding RebB family R body protein: protein MTVNSQITDAVTQTNVKVVAEAPAMAMGSIYQTMAHSTGILFENAVSSQQQQNTLAQAAANQGVMQIYSLDTTATAAASEKVAQGGVADNLTSLLSVINAFRNS from the coding sequence ATGACCGTTAACAGCCAGATCACCGATGCCGTCACCCAGACCAACGTCAAGGTGGTCGCCGAAGCACCCGCCATGGCGATGGGTTCGATCTACCAGACCATGGCCCATTCCACCGGCATCCTGTTCGAGAACGCCGTGTCGTCGCAGCAACAGCAGAACACCCTGGCGCAGGCCGCGGCCAACCAGGGGGTGATGCAGATCTACAGTCTCGATACCACCGCTACGGCGGCGGCCAGCGAGAAGGTGGCGCAGGGCGGCGTCGCCGATAACCTCACCAGCCTGCTCAGCGTGATCAACGCGTTTCGCAATAGCTGA
- a CDS encoding RebB family R body protein, with the protein MPMPIPVNSQVTDAVTQTNVKVLADGPALAMGSIFQTLSHSTGILYENAVSAAQQQNTLGQAASNQGVMQIYSLDTTATAAATEKVAQGGVADNLTSLLSVMNAFNPQ; encoded by the coding sequence ATGCCCATGCCCATTCCCGTCAACTCGCAGGTCACCGACGCCGTCACCCAGACCAATGTGAAAGTGCTGGCCGACGGCCCCGCTCTCGCGATGGGTTCGATTTTCCAGACCCTTTCGCACTCCACCGGCATTCTCTATGAGAACGCCGTGTCCGCCGCGCAGCAACAGAACACGCTCGGCCAGGCTGCCTCCAACCAGGGCGTGATGCAGATCTACAGCCTCGACACCACCGCCACGGCGGCCGCCACCGAGAAGGTGGCGCAGGGTGGCGTGGCCGACAACCTGACCAGCCTGCTCAGCGTGATGAACGCTTTCAATCCGCAGTAA